In a single window of the Cumulibacter soli genome:
- a CDS encoding MFS transporter, whose product MSLASASIDATIVATALSQIQEDLDAPITWGAWTITGYNLAQVVVMPIAGKIADIYGPRRVFIGAASLYIVMAILCGLAPTIYTLVALRTIQAVGGGAFMPTGTAIVAATFGAGRAKALGLFTSIFSIGSVLGPVIGGVVVHLWSWRAIFICNLPLMIASLILGIIFLPKTTTRTGQPLDVIGALQLATMLLCGMLAITMVGNGVELLSVGFLAPLVTAALAALWFARHTRNFPHPFVPPRLLAGRGFATMNLVNVLFGAFAIGTTALLPLYAQDRYGLGALESGSLLSLRAIGMVSVTGIAVLLLHRTGYRRPIAAGIIIVAAGLCLIAVYPAAGVTPYLWLSIAAGITGIGMGVAMPAANNATLHLAPDQIAAVSGLRGMFRQIGGIAAISVATAVAAQSADPGRTLAVAFAALAVAALCVVPLTRRVPEDPAVVGVELAVESARTR is encoded by the coding sequence ATGTCGCTGGCGTCGGCATCCATCGATGCCACGATCGTTGCGACCGCGCTCTCACAAATCCAGGAGGATCTCGACGCGCCGATCACATGGGGCGCATGGACGATCACCGGTTATAACCTGGCCCAGGTTGTGGTCATGCCTATCGCGGGCAAGATCGCGGATATATATGGCCCGCGCCGCGTCTTCATCGGCGCAGCGTCGCTGTACATCGTCATGGCGATCTTGTGTGGACTGGCACCGACGATCTACACCCTGGTTGCTCTGCGCACCATCCAGGCAGTCGGCGGCGGCGCGTTCATGCCGACCGGCACCGCAATCGTGGCCGCGACATTCGGTGCCGGACGGGCGAAGGCACTAGGGCTGTTCACCAGTATCTTCTCGATCGGTTCGGTGCTCGGCCCGGTGATCGGTGGCGTCGTCGTCCACCTGTGGTCGTGGCGTGCGATCTTCATCTGCAACCTGCCGCTGATGATCGCCTCCCTGATCCTTGGCATCATCTTCTTGCCGAAGACGACGACCAGGACCGGCCAGCCACTCGATGTCATCGGTGCCCTTCAACTGGCGACGATGTTGCTCTGCGGCATGCTCGCGATCACGATGGTCGGCAATGGTGTCGAACTGCTCAGCGTCGGCTTCCTGGCGCCGCTCGTCACCGCAGCGCTGGCAGCCCTCTGGTTCGCCCGCCACACTCGGAACTTTCCGCATCCGTTCGTCCCTCCTCGGCTACTGGCGGGACGCGGGTTCGCGACGATGAACCTGGTCAACGTGCTCTTCGGTGCCTTCGCCATCGGTACGACCGCGCTGCTCCCGCTGTACGCGCAGGACCGTTACGGACTCGGCGCTCTCGAGTCGGGCTCGCTGCTGTCACTGCGCGCGATCGGGATGGTGTCGGTGACTGGAATCGCGGTGTTGCTGCTGCACCGAACCGGTTATCGGCGCCCGATAGCCGCCGGAATCATCATTGTGGCCGCAGGACTATGCCTGATCGCCGTATACCCCGCCGCGGGCGTGACGCCGTACCTGTGGCTGAGTATCGCCGCCGGCATCACCGGTATCGGCATGGGTGTGGCGATGCCGGCTGCCAACAACGCGACCCTGCATTTGGCGCCGGACCAGATCGCCGCCGTCTCGGGTCTTCGCGGAATGTTTCGGCAGATCGGCGGAATAGCGGCGATCTCGGTGGCAACCGCTGTCGCCGCTCAGTCCGCTGATCCGGGTCGCACCCTCGCGGTCGCGTTCGCCGCACTCGCTGTCGCGGCCCTGTGCGTGGTCCCACTGACCAGGC
- a CDS encoding lyase family protein: MTSSHNHVSGLPGQFPSGGIFDSMSGDAEVDRELTDGAFVRAVITFEAVVMAAQANHGIIPQEAANLIEDATASIDMGSLRIGSRAEQAATPVIAVVEAIRAAVTPALAGLVHHGLSSQDCIDTAFSMMHGRALDVIGPRIATVIGRLSRVAERHAATPMLARLPGRPAAPTTYGWQVCQWIEGLEHTVSELGRARESLAVQLGGPTDDLADMGPHPRGLVADVAEVLELEAPRTSWHNDRSRVLQVASACVQTINACAKIATDVAAMASHEVDEVVIGDEDQSGRSTSSPMPPKRNSAAAISIRSAATMAPGLLANVAAAGVQEPDRSAGRWQSEWRAMRELVHLTGGAAHELSLLERDTDVNEKQMAQNLSSAGFAGSPLAAERRTVEYLQRFN; encoded by the coding sequence GTGACTTCTAGTCATAATCACGTTTCAGGACTGCCCGGGCAATTCCCATCCGGCGGAATCTTCGACTCGATGTCGGGCGACGCCGAGGTTGATCGGGAACTCACCGATGGCGCTTTCGTGCGTGCCGTAATTACGTTCGAGGCCGTAGTCATGGCCGCACAGGCGAATCACGGGATTATTCCTCAGGAAGCGGCCAACCTAATTGAGGATGCCACTGCGAGCATCGATATGGGCTCGTTACGGATCGGCTCACGCGCTGAGCAAGCCGCGACTCCTGTTATTGCGGTCGTTGAGGCGATCAGAGCGGCCGTGACTCCGGCCCTCGCCGGTCTCGTGCACCACGGACTGTCCAGCCAGGATTGCATTGATACGGCGTTCTCGATGATGCACGGGAGAGCCCTCGACGTGATCGGGCCGCGCATCGCCACGGTGATTGGTCGGTTGTCGCGCGTTGCCGAACGGCACGCAGCTACTCCGATGCTGGCACGCCTCCCGGGACGACCGGCGGCCCCGACGACATACGGCTGGCAGGTATGTCAGTGGATCGAGGGTCTGGAGCATACCGTGTCCGAGTTAGGGCGGGCGCGGGAATCTCTGGCCGTGCAACTGGGCGGACCGACGGACGACCTAGCAGACATGGGACCTCATCCGCGCGGTCTCGTCGCCGATGTGGCGGAGGTCTTGGAGTTAGAGGCGCCACGTACGTCGTGGCATAACGATCGCTCACGTGTACTGCAGGTGGCCTCCGCGTGCGTCCAGACGATCAACGCATGCGCCAAGATTGCCACGGACGTCGCAGCGATGGCCTCGCACGAGGTGGACGAGGTGGTGATCGGCGATGAGGATCAGTCGGGTCGGAGTACGTCATCGCCGATGCCGCCCAAGCGTAATTCAGCAGCGGCGATCTCGATTCGCTCGGCGGCCACGATGGCTCCCGGGCTGTTGGCGAACGTTGCCGCGGCGGGGGTGCAGGAGCCCGATCGCTCGGCCGGACGATGGCAATCGGAATGGCGCGCGATGCGCGAACTCGTCCACCTCACGGGAGGTGCAGCCCATGAATTGTCATTGCTGGAGAGGGACACGGACGTGAACGAGAAGCAAATGGCGCAGAACCTCAGCAGTGCGGGGTTTGCTGGGTCGCCGCTAGCGGCCGAACGACGAACAGTCGAGTACCTCCAGCGATTCAACTGA
- the recR gene encoding recombination mediator RecR, whose translation MAFEGAVQQLIDELGRLPGVGPKSAQRIAFHLLTVDGEQIVELMDALRRVKDEVRFCITCGNVSEEDVCRICRDPKRSENVICVVEESKDVAAIERTHEFRGRYHVLGGAIDPVNGVGPDQLRMSELMARLQSPSIEEIIIATDPNLEGEATATYLVRMLAPMGLRVTRLASGLPVGGDLEYADEVTLGRAFAGRRAVG comes from the coding sequence GTGGCCTTCGAGGGCGCCGTCCAGCAGTTGATCGACGAGCTCGGCCGACTGCCGGGCGTCGGGCCTAAAAGTGCACAACGGATCGCCTTTCACCTGCTCACGGTCGACGGTGAACAGATCGTCGAATTGATGGACGCGTTGCGGCGGGTGAAGGATGAGGTGCGCTTCTGCATTACTTGCGGAAACGTCAGCGAAGAGGACGTGTGCCGTATCTGTCGTGACCCGAAACGGTCCGAGAATGTCATTTGCGTTGTCGAGGAATCGAAAGACGTCGCGGCAATCGAACGCACTCATGAGTTCCGTGGCCGCTACCACGTGCTGGGCGGAGCGATCGATCCGGTGAACGGCGTCGGTCCCGACCAGTTGCGGATGAGCGAGTTGATGGCGAGACTACAGAGCCCCTCGATCGAAGAGATCATCATCGCCACGGACCCCAACCTCGAAGGCGAAGCGACAGCGACCTATTTGGTGCGGATGCTGGCTCCGATGGGTCTGCGCGTGACTCGGCTAGCCAGCGGGCTGCCAGTCGGCGGCGACCTGGAGTACGCCGATGAGGTCACGTTGGGGCGTGCCTTCGCCGGCCGTCGAGCGGTGGGCTGA
- a CDS encoding YbaB/EbfC family nucleoid-associated protein, which produces MQPEGMPDMGAILQQAQQMQEGLARAQEELAQAKVEGSAGGGLVKVQMTGTSDIVGVEIDPTVVDPEDVESLQDLVVAAVRDATARAAELTQQKMGGLTGGMGGLGLPGL; this is translated from the coding sequence ATGCAGCCCGAAGGCATGCCCGACATGGGCGCGATTCTGCAGCAGGCCCAGCAGATGCAGGAAGGCTTGGCGCGGGCGCAGGAAGAACTGGCGCAGGCGAAGGTCGAAGGGTCCGCCGGTGGCGGCCTGGTGAAAGTCCAGATGACCGGTACGTCGGACATCGTCGGTGTGGAGATTGATCCTACGGTTGTCGACCCCGAGGACGTCGAATCGCTGCAGGATCTCGTCGTGGCAGCGGTTCGAGACGCGACCGCGCGGGCTGCCGAACTTACGCAGCAGAAGATGGGCGGCCTCACCGGCGGCATGGGCGGCCTCGGCCTCCCAGGCCTGTAA
- a CDS encoding DNA polymerase III subunit gamma and tau, which yields MALALYRKYRPATFAEVVGQEHVTGPLMTAVDSGRINHAYLFSGPRGCGKTSSARILARSLNCEQGPTSHPCGACQSCIDLAPDGAGNIDVIEIDAASHGGVDDARELRERAFQLPVQSRYKIYIIDEAHMVSNQGFNALLKVVEEPPESVVFIFATTEPDKVLATIRSRTHHYPFRLVPPAAMRDLLERNCAAEGVQVGAAVLPLVVRAGGGSVRDSQSLLDQLIAGAGPDGITYEEALALLGVTDAALLDDMVEAVGVADGATVFGTVNRLIDAGHDPRRFGADLLDRLRDLILIAAVPDAGEKGLIDAPVDHLERLVDQASRLGLSTLSRLADIVHVGLTEMRGTTAPRLGLELICARMLLPAVGDDAASMTQRIERLERRMEIGGVPTPGSGSAGDSPRGRVRVAASADGLTPRQRAEAELAAGRAPTPQGPEPSSEIPASGHQAPSSAGTPSGAGSEPSDSVSVPPNSASRDETAQPDPSRADAAKRRDPGDTQLDPERSQTAQAEPGNDPGPAPRSGTRRAEQPAERPSSPRQESRPVARDPRGAQPTGGAAPAVSPQPATEPAAGSGWPEVKVPGSGRSQQPVASGDDADSPAEQSDFKATETAAPDSSNSVRDVAEQSREVAVAPSTGGSETAGPAVQSAATDRTEPERPPVPPVVSERTASALAASVPASDTAASAPQTTPPAPASAGSGAFDVAEVRRQWRVVVDVVKRSSRAGAALVEAATPVSVRENTLIITTPPALVRRLSQQHDALKGALHDVLGVTWAIQVTDGAPPQGAGGADAESPDAPPADDEDDYSADPEDESVTDPRAGLDPGQAAVNLLRDELGAEEIVEQ from the coding sequence ATGGCGCTAGCGCTCTACCGGAAGTACCGCCCGGCGACGTTCGCGGAGGTGGTCGGACAGGAGCATGTCACCGGCCCGCTGATGACCGCGGTCGACTCCGGCCGCATCAACCACGCCTATCTCTTTTCCGGACCACGCGGGTGCGGAAAGACGTCGTCGGCACGCATTCTCGCTCGCTCGCTGAACTGTGAGCAGGGCCCGACCTCGCACCCATGCGGTGCCTGCCAGTCCTGTATCGATCTCGCCCCGGACGGCGCCGGCAATATCGACGTGATCGAAATCGATGCCGCGTCGCACGGCGGCGTCGATGATGCTCGCGAACTACGTGAGCGCGCATTCCAACTTCCGGTGCAGAGCCGCTACAAGATCTACATCATTGACGAGGCCCACATGGTCTCGAATCAAGGCTTCAATGCGCTGCTGAAGGTCGTCGAGGAGCCGCCGGAGTCGGTTGTGTTCATCTTCGCGACCACCGAGCCGGACAAGGTGCTCGCGACGATCCGTTCTCGCACCCACCACTACCCGTTCCGTCTGGTGCCGCCGGCCGCGATGCGTGACCTGCTTGAGCGCAACTGCGCGGCAGAGGGCGTTCAGGTAGGCGCCGCCGTCCTGCCGCTCGTGGTTCGCGCCGGCGGTGGTTCGGTGCGCGATTCGCAGTCATTGCTGGATCAACTCATTGCCGGCGCCGGGCCGGACGGCATCACGTACGAAGAAGCGCTAGCGCTGCTTGGGGTAACCGATGCGGCGCTGCTAGATGACATGGTCGAAGCGGTCGGCGTGGCGGACGGCGCGACCGTGTTCGGGACGGTGAACCGTCTCATTGATGCGGGACACGATCCGAGACGGTTCGGCGCAGACCTACTCGATCGGCTGCGCGATCTGATTCTGATCGCAGCAGTGCCAGACGCTGGCGAGAAAGGCCTCATCGACGCGCCCGTCGACCACCTCGAGCGGTTGGTCGATCAGGCCAGTCGGCTAGGCCTGTCGACACTCTCGCGACTCGCGGACATCGTGCACGTCGGACTCACCGAAATGCGCGGTACGACGGCGCCGCGGTTGGGCCTCGAGCTGATCTGTGCGCGGATGCTGCTGCCTGCGGTCGGCGATGACGCGGCGTCGATGACCCAGCGGATCGAACGGCTGGAACGCCGGATGGAGATCGGCGGTGTGCCGACCCCAGGCAGCGGGTCAGCAGGCGATTCCCCAAGGGGCCGGGTGCGAGTGGCCGCATCTGCCGACGGTTTGACTCCGCGTCAGCGAGCCGAAGCCGAACTCGCCGCTGGGCGCGCGCCGACGCCGCAGGGCCCCGAGCCCAGCAGTGAGATTCCAGCGTCCGGTCATCAGGCGCCGAGTTCCGCCGGCACGCCGTCCGGCGCTGGCTCGGAGCCCAGCGATTCGGTGAGCGTGCCACCGAACTCCGCATCGCGGGACGAAACAGCACAGCCCGATCCCTCGCGCGCCGACGCCGCGAAGCGACGCGACCCGGGCGACACGCAACTCGATCCAGAGCGTTCTCAGACTGCCCAGGCCGAACCTGGCAACGACCCTGGTCCGGCACCGCGAAGCGGTACCCGTCGTGCAGAGCAACCGGCCGAACGGCCGTCGTCGCCTCGGCAGGAATCGCGCCCGGTCGCCCGCGACCCACGCGGTGCACAGCCCACTGGTGGGGCGGCTCCCGCGGTGTCGCCGCAGCCGGCGACTGAGCCTGCTGCCGGCTCCGGCTGGCCGGAGGTGAAGGTGCCCGGATCGGGTCGCTCGCAGCAACCCGTAGCGAGTGGCGACGACGCCGACTCGCCCGCGGAGCAATCCGATTTCAAGGCCACCGAGACTGCCGCACCGGACTCGTCCAACTCGGTGCGGGACGTCGCCGAGCAGTCGAGGGAGGTCGCCGTAGCGCCGTCGACGGGCGGATCGGAAACCGCTGGCCCCGCCGTACAGTCCGCAGCGACCGATCGCACGGAGCCGGAACGGCCTCCGGTGCCGCCCGTTGTGTCTGAGCGAACCGCGTCCGCCCTAGCGGCCTCGGTTCCCGCATCGGATACAGCGGCATCCGCTCCGCAAACAACGCCACCGGCACCGGCGTCCGCCGGGTCCGGCGCATTCGATGTGGCCGAAGTACGACGTCAGTGGCGTGTAGTCGTCGATGTCGTCAAACGCAGCAGTCGCGCCGGAGCCGCGCTGGTCGAGGCCGCGACGCCTGTCTCCGTACGCGAAAACACACTCATCATCACGACGCCACCGGCGTTGGTACGACGTCTCTCCCAGCAGCACGACGCGCTGAAGGGCGCCTTGCACGACGTACTCGGGGTTACGTGGGCGATTCAGGTAACTGATGGCGCGCCGCCGCAAGGCGCGGGCGGGGCGGACGCTGAAAGTCCTGATGCGCCGCCGGCGGATGACGAAGACGACTACTCCGCAGATCCCGAGGATGAATCGGTGACGGACCCGCGCGCTGGGCTCGATCCGGGCCAGGCGGCGGTGAACCTGCTTCGCGATGAACTCGGTGCCGAAGAGATCGTTGAGCAGTAG
- a CDS encoding DUF3817 domain-containing protein, with the protein MTTTVPPQTAFSPQRAYRIVSVAEMITWALLIIGMVGKYVFDFDALVFPFGLIHGTAFVAYAATALIVGLNQRWPLARIVGAVAMAIVPFGTLPLDRSLERRGLLTGGWRTEASDDPRDGSVIDRALRWGLRNPVPFAILVVVIVVAIVSVLLVIGPPGEWGK; encoded by the coding sequence GTGACGACCACCGTGCCGCCCCAGACTGCCTTCAGCCCGCAACGCGCATACCGCATCGTCTCGGTCGCCGAAATGATCACCTGGGCGTTGCTGATTATCGGCATGGTTGGCAAGTACGTCTTCGACTTCGACGCGCTGGTGTTTCCATTCGGGTTGATCCACGGGACCGCGTTCGTCGCATATGCCGCAACTGCGTTGATTGTCGGGCTGAATCAGCGCTGGCCGCTCGCTCGCATCGTTGGTGCAGTCGCGATGGCTATCGTGCCCTTTGGGACGCTGCCACTGGATCGCTCGCTGGAGCGCCGCGGGCTGTTGACCGGTGGGTGGCGTACCGAGGCGAGTGATGATCCACGCGACGGGTCAGTGATCGACCGTGCGTTGCGCTGGGGTCTGCGCAATCCGGTGCCGTTCGCGATTCTGGTGGTCGTCATCGTTGTCGCGATCGTGTCGGTGCTGTTGGTCATAGGCCCGCCCGGCGAGTGGGGAAAGTAG
- a CDS encoding acyl-CoA dehydrogenase family protein, with product MSLKPRAAAPAPTDLLGLTEQLDAEELAIRSTVRTWVEDRITPYAGQWFEDGVFPEDLIPEIGEMGLLGMHLEGYDCAGLNATNYGLACLELEAGDSGLRSFVSVQGSLAMFPIWAYGSEEQKQQWLPDMAAGRAIGCFGLTEPDHGSDPAHMATRAVRDGSDWVINGSKMWITNGPIAHVAVVWAMTDEGIRGFIVPTDTKGFTANEVKHKGSLRMSKTGELVFDNMRLPADAVLPEVTGLRGPLSCLSEARFGILFGALGAGRSCFETALDYSKSRVQFGRPIGGFQLTQQKLAGMAMDLAKGELLALHLGRLKDSERGLAAEQVSFGKLNNVRVAIDAARTSRTILGGNGISHEYPIMRHSANLESVLTYEGTEEVHTLVLGQLLTGQSAFAN from the coding sequence GTGAGCCTCAAGCCGCGCGCCGCCGCACCCGCCCCGACCGACCTGCTTGGCCTCACCGAGCAGTTGGACGCCGAAGAACTAGCGATCCGCAGCACCGTTCGGACCTGGGTAGAAGACCGGATCACCCCGTACGCCGGCCAATGGTTCGAAGACGGCGTGTTCCCCGAGGACCTCATTCCTGAGATCGGCGAGATGGGCCTCCTCGGTATGCACCTCGAGGGCTACGACTGCGCTGGTCTCAACGCGACGAACTACGGATTGGCGTGCCTGGAGCTAGAAGCCGGAGACTCGGGTCTGCGCTCGTTTGTATCGGTACAAGGTTCGCTGGCGATGTTTCCGATCTGGGCGTACGGCTCCGAAGAGCAGAAACAGCAGTGGCTGCCCGATATGGCCGCCGGGCGCGCGATCGGTTGCTTCGGGCTGACCGAACCCGACCACGGCTCCGATCCGGCACATATGGCTACCCGAGCCGTCCGCGATGGCTCCGACTGGGTGATCAACGGCTCGAAGATGTGGATCACCAACGGACCGATCGCGCACGTCGCGGTCGTGTGGGCGATGACCGACGAAGGAATCCGCGGGTTCATCGTACCGACCGACACGAAGGGATTCACCGCCAACGAGGTCAAGCACAAGGGTTCGCTGCGGATGAGCAAGACCGGCGAATTGGTGTTCGACAACATGCGGCTTCCGGCCGACGCCGTACTCCCCGAAGTCACGGGCCTGCGCGGACCGCTCTCGTGCCTGAGCGAAGCACGGTTCGGCATCTTGTTCGGCGCTCTCGGTGCCGGCCGCTCGTGCTTCGAAACCGCGTTGGACTACTCGAAGTCTCGGGTACAGTTCGGCCGCCCGATCGGTGGATTCCAGTTGACGCAGCAAAAGTTGGCCGGAATGGCAATGGACCTCGCCAAGGGCGAACTGCTCGCGCTACACCTCGGTCGGCTCAAGGATTCCGAGCGTGGCCTCGCAGCGGAGCAGGTCTCCTTCGGCAAGTTGAACAACGTCCGGGTCGCGATCGATGCGGCCCGCACCTCCCGCACGATCCTCGGCGGTAACGGCATCAGCCATGAGTACCCGATTATGCGGCACTCTGCGAATCTGGAATCGGTGCTGACCTACGAAGGCACCGAGGAAGTACACACCTTGGTGCTTGGCCAGTTGCTCACCGGCCAGAGCGCGTTCGCGAATTAG
- a CDS encoding Zn-ribbon domain-containing OB-fold protein — MSAENMLPVQRDDASAAFFDAAAEGRLLVHQCPQGHLFAPQISTCPRCQSTELSWSEASGRATLASYAVINRRGQSELPVAIVELDEGPWIRMQLQDVSTGDLKVGLPLQIRFAAPEGGEPLPYAVPA; from the coding sequence ATGTCCGCCGAGAACATGCTGCCCGTGCAGCGAGACGACGCATCGGCTGCGTTCTTTGACGCCGCTGCTGAAGGCCGACTGCTGGTGCACCAGTGTCCGCAGGGCCACCTTTTCGCGCCGCAGATCAGTACCTGCCCGCGCTGCCAGAGCACCGAGCTCAGCTGGTCGGAGGCCTCTGGTCGTGCGACGCTCGCGTCGTACGCCGTGATCAACCGACGGGGTCAGTCCGAGTTACCGGTCGCGATCGTCGAGCTCGACGAGGGCCCGTGGATCCGTATGCAATTGCAGGATGTCTCCACCGGAGACCTGAAGGTCGGACTGCCGCTGCAGATCCGATTTGCCGCTCCTGAAGGCGGCGAGCCCCTGCCGTACGCCGTCCCCGCGTAA
- a CDS encoding thiolase family protein, giving the protein MTKLDAAIVGLGMTDMGKVYGRTGTQFAVEAIGKAAADAGLKVSDIDGLLVNYGLTRAVGMPLAADLGLRNLSVLSEIQAYGSSAGVMVMQAAAAVASGQATAVACVFSDVPLTEGKRAGATYSDPKNRLHPGFLGMPAGGGLLGPNVGYALAARRHMDKYGTTSEQFGHIAISTRKWAELNPIAQMRTPLTMEDHQESRYIVDPLHLFDCCLVSNGAIAVIVTSGEKARDLAKPPVYLHGGAQCHPGYIDERDSEFGLVSGAKLSGERAFKMAGVTVDQIGVREIYDCYTYTTLITLEDYGFCAKGEGGALAESGALAPGGSLPTNTGGGQLSGYYMWGMTPLSEAVIQGRGEGGERQVADNDYILVSGNGGVLQHHATLILSPHPKEA; this is encoded by the coding sequence ATGACGAAACTTGATGCCGCCATCGTCGGTCTCGGGATGACCGACATGGGGAAGGTGTACGGGCGAACAGGTACCCAGTTCGCCGTCGAAGCGATCGGAAAGGCTGCCGCTGACGCCGGGCTCAAGGTCAGCGATATCGACGGTCTGCTGGTGAACTACGGACTCACCCGGGCCGTTGGCATGCCGCTGGCCGCGGACCTTGGGCTGCGGAATCTCTCGGTGCTCTCCGAGATCCAAGCGTACGGATCTTCGGCCGGCGTAATGGTGATGCAGGCCGCGGCAGCCGTCGCGTCCGGGCAGGCGACCGCGGTCGCCTGCGTGTTCTCCGATGTGCCGCTCACCGAAGGAAAGCGCGCCGGAGCGACCTACTCCGACCCGAAGAACCGCCTGCATCCCGGATTCCTCGGGATGCCGGCCGGTGGCGGGCTGCTCGGACCGAACGTGGGGTACGCCCTGGCCGCTCGCCGGCACATGGACAAATATGGCACCACCAGCGAACAGTTCGGGCATATCGCGATCAGCACGCGCAAATGGGCCGAACTGAACCCGATCGCGCAGATGCGCACTCCGCTGACGATGGAGGATCATCAGGAATCCCGCTATATCGTCGATCCGCTGCACTTGTTCGACTGCTGCCTGGTCAGCAACGGGGCGATCGCGGTCATCGTCACCTCAGGCGAGAAGGCGCGCGATCTGGCCAAGCCCCCGGTGTACCTCCACGGCGGCGCGCAGTGCCACCCTGGCTATATCGATGAGCGCGACTCCGAGTTCGGGCTGGTCAGCGGTGCGAAACTCTCCGGCGAGCGAGCCTTCAAGATGGCTGGCGTCACGGTTGATCAGATCGGCGTCCGGGAAATCTACGACTGCTACACGTACACGACGCTGATCACCCTCGAGGACTACGGTTTCTGTGCGAAGGGTGAGGGTGGCGCGCTCGCCGAGTCAGGCGCCTTGGCCCCGGGCGGTTCGTTGCCGACCAACACCGGCGGCGGTCAGCTCTCCGGTTACTACATGTGGGGGATGACTCCGCTGAGCGAAGCGGTCATCCAGGGCCGCGGCGAGGGCGGTGAACGCCAGGTTGCCGATAACGACTACATCCTGGTCTCCGGCAACGGTGGCGTCCTGCAACACCATGCGACCCTGATCCTCAGCCCGCACCCTAAGGAGGCGTGA
- a CDS encoding (2Fe-2S)-binding protein, translated as MTGHADELWAELLRVLPTDTLVRAAPAVEIPATWCLDSDWIQEQIRLRGDIWGIDDRFVLGTLWWYSASTWLVMPAVTSWYVTGRALSPRLEDTRLFHRPDSRIPGSRSVSIGPEPIADVAALLGNSLAQVIDVLAAIIGKGERRLWSFAVDAIVGRLLWAGQLTGRTAEVLTSADRLISQMGRALGVTLPAPRLTTTPTGESHLRRGSCCLLYRVPAEAKCSTCPRQLPQERLARLTAAGARPKR; from the coding sequence ATGACCGGGCACGCGGATGAACTATGGGCTGAATTGCTTAGGGTGCTGCCGACCGACACGCTGGTAAGGGCGGCGCCTGCCGTCGAGATCCCAGCGACGTGGTGTCTGGATTCCGACTGGATACAGGAGCAGATCCGGCTTCGCGGCGATATCTGGGGAATCGATGACAGGTTCGTGCTCGGCACGCTTTGGTGGTACTCGGCCAGTACCTGGCTGGTGATGCCTGCAGTGACGAGTTGGTACGTCACTGGTCGCGCGCTATCGCCACGACTTGAGGACACGCGGCTGTTCCATCGCCCGGACAGCAGGATTCCCGGATCACGATCGGTCTCGATCGGCCCGGAGCCGATTGCTGATGTCGCTGCACTGCTAGGAAATTCGCTAGCGCAGGTAATCGACGTACTCGCCGCGATCATCGGTAAGGGAGAACGTCGGCTCTGGTCGTTCGCGGTCGATGCGATCGTGGGTCGGCTGTTGTGGGCCGGTCAGCTCACCGGTCGTACGGCGGAGGTCCTGACCAGTGCGGACCGGTTGATTTCTCAAATGGGTCGTGCCCTGGGCGTGACGCTGCCCGCACCACGGCTGACCACGACACCGACGGGCGAGTCGCATCTGCGACGGGGGTCATGTTGCCTGCTTTATCGGGTGCCGGCGGAAGCCAAGTGCAGCACGTGTCCGCGCCAGCTGCCACAGGAGCGGCTGGCCCGCCTAACCGCCGCCGGGGCCCGTCCCAAGCGTTGA